GAGGACTGCCGGCGCAGCTCGCTGGAGGCCTTCCGCGGCATCGAGCGTTGGGTGCTGGAGAACGGTTTCCTGGAGCTGGTGAAGCTGCGCAACCGCTTTGCGCGCGCGCTCGGCTTTCCCAACTACTTCGAGCTCAAGCTGCGCAAGAACGAGCGCATGACGCCGGCCCAGCTCGACGCCATCCTGGACGACTTCCTGGCCCGCACCGCCGCGGCCAATGCGCGCAGCCTGGCGCAGCTGGCGGCCGCGCAGGGCGAGTCGGCCCTGCGGCCCTGGAACCTGCGCTTTGCCAGCGCCGGCGATGTGGTGCGCCGCATGGACGCCTACATGCCCTTCGGGCCGGCCCTGCGCCGCTGGGTCGAGAGCTTCCGCCGCCTGGGCATCCAGTACCGCGGAGCGACCCTGCAGTTGGACCTGCTGGAGCGCAAGGGCAAGTACCAGAACGGTTTCTGCCACGGCCCCGTGCCGAGCTTTGTCGATGCGCGGGGCCAATGGGTGCCGGGTCAGATCAACTTCACCGCCGAGGCCAAGCCCGACCAGGTGGGCAGCGGCCTGCGCGCCATCAACACGCTCTTCCACGAGGGCGGCCATGCCGCGCACTTTGCCAATGTGGTGCAGAACTCGCCCTGCTTCTCGCAGGAATTCGCACCCACCTCGATGGCCTATGCCGAGACCCAGTCGATGTTCTGCGACAGCCTGCTGAACGACGCTGACTGGCTCAAGCGCTATGCGCGCAATGCCGCGGGCGAGGCCATTCCCGACGAGCTGATCCACGCCCGCATCGCCAGCAGCCAGCCCATGCGCGCCTTCGACGAGCGTTCCATCGCCGTGGTGCCCAAGTTCGAGGCGGCGCTCTACCAGATGAGCGATGAGGCACTCACGCCGGCGGCAGTGCTGGCGCTGGCGCGTGCCACCGAGATCCAGGTGCTGGGCGTGGAGAGCCCGCGCCCGATGCTGGCGATCCCGCATCTGCTCAACCAGGAATCGGCCGCGTCGTACCAGGGTTATCTGCTGGCCCATATGGCGGTGTTCCAGACGCGCGCCTTCTTCCTGCGCCAGCATGGCTATCTGACTGACAACCCGGCCATCGGCCCGGCCCTGGCCGAGCATTTCTGGCGCCCTGGCAACAGCATCGACCATGACGCCACCCTGCGCAGCCTGACGGGCGAAGGCTTCTCGGCCCAGTACCTGGCGGACGAGTGCAACAAGTCGGTGGACGACTGCTGGGCACAGGCCCAGCAGTCGATCGCGGCAGCCGCGGCCCGGCCGCAGGGGGAGGGCGTGGCGGCGCTGGAGGCCCATATCCGCGTGGTCCATGGCGCCGAGCTGCTGGCCGATTCCAGCGCCGGCGAGGCGGCCATGTGCGAGCGCTTCGAGGCCTGGGTGGGCGCGCACTATCCTTGATGGCATGGGCCCGCTGAAGTACCTGGCCGGCTATCCGGCCCATCTCGTCACCCAGGTGCAGACGCTGATAGCCAGCGGCCGCCTGGGCGAATACCTGGGCAGCCGCTATGCCCAGGGCCATGAGGTGCAGAGCGACCGCGCGCTGTTCGACTACACCCAGTCACTCAAGAGCCGCTTCCTGCGCAACGCCGAGCCCGTCAGCAAGGTCGCCTACGACGCCAAGCTCAAGGTGCTGCAGCATGCGCTGGGCACGCACACCCGGGCCTCGCGCGTGCAGGGCAGCAAGCTCAAGAGCAAGCGCGAGATCCGCATCGCCAGCCTGTTCCGCGAAGCGCCGGCCGAGTTCCTCAAGATGATCGTGGTGCACGAGCTCGCGCATCTGAAGGAGCTGGACCACAACAAGGCCTTCTACCAGCTGTGCTCGCACATGGAGCCCGCGTACGGGCAGCTGGAGTTCGATCTGCGCCTGTACCTGACGCATCGGGAGCTGCCGGCATGATCTTGTTGGCACCGATGGAAGGGCTGCTCGACCACATGCTGCGCGACGTGCTGACGCGCGTGGGTGGCATCGACCGCTGCGTCTCCGAGTTCATCCGCATCACCGACATGCTGCTGCCGAACCGCGTCTTCACCCGCATCGTGCCCGAGCTGCTCGCCGGTGGCCGCACGCCCGCGGGCGTGCCGGTGCGCGCGCAACTGCTGGGCTCCGACCCCGTCTGCATGGCCGAGAATGCCGCGCGCCTGGCCGAGCTGGGCCCCGAGGGCATCGACCTGAACTTCGGCTGCCCGGCCAAATGCGTGAACCTGCACCGCGGTGGCGCGGTCTTGCTCGACGAGCCCGAGCTGATCGCGCGCATCGTCGCGGCGGTGCGGCGCGCCGTGCCGGCCCATGTGCCGGTCTCGGCCAAGATGCGGCTGGGCTATCTGGACGATTCGCGCACGCTGGAATGCGCCCATGCGATGGTGGGCGCCGGAGCGGCCGAGCTGGTGATCCATGCCCGCACCAAGGCCGATGGCTACAAGCCGCCCGCCTACTGGGATCGCATCGCCGCGGTGCGCGAGGCGGTGGATGTGCCGGTGGTGGCGAATGGCGAGGTCTGGACCGCCGCCGATGCTCGGGCCTGCAAGGCCCAATCCGGCTGCGAGGCCCTGATGCTGGGGCGCGGCATGGTGGCCGACCCGGGCCTGGCCCTGGCGATCCGCTCACCCGACGCCGCACCGCTGGCCTGGGCCCAGCTGCTGCCCCTGATGCAGGATTTCTTCGCCATCGTGCGCACCCATATCGCCACCCGCCACCAGGCCGGCCGGCTCAAGCAATGGCTGCACTATCTGCGCCGCCGTTATCCCGAGGCCGAGGAGGCCTATCTGCGCGTGCGCACCATCAATGCGCCCGACGAACTGCAAGTGGCGCTGTTCGGTGCGCCCGCCCTGTCATGAAATCCAAGTCTTCGAGCGGTGGCCTGGTCTATTCCACCGAGGCTGGCCGCATGTGCCCGGCCTGCCGTCAGCCCATCGCCGCCTGTGTGTGCGGCAAGGGCAAGCTGGCGCCGCTGGGCGACGGCAAGGTGCGCGTCTCGCGCGAGACCAAGGGCCGCGCCGGCAAGGGCGTGACCCTGGTGAGGGGCCTGCCGCTGGACGAGGCGGCGCTCACCGCCCTGGGCAAGCAGCTCAAGGCCGCCTGCGGCAGCGGCGGCACGGTCAAGGACGGGGTCATCGAGATCCAGGGCGACCATTGCGACAAGGTGCTGCAGCAGCTGATCGCGGTGGGCTGGCCCGCCAAGCGATCCGGCGGCTAGGCGCACATGCCCAATCGCCGTCAGCCTCGGCGGGGATAATCCGTCGATGCACGCCTCTCCCGACAAGCTCGCCGCTCCCCGCGCATTCGCCCAACTGCCGCTCTCGGCCGCCATGCTGGCCAATCTGGCCCAGCTGGGTTATGCCGAGATGACGCCGATCCAGGCCGCCAGCCTGCCGCCCGCGCTGCAAGGCCGCGACCTGATCGCCCAGGCCCAGACCGGCAGCGGCAAGACCGCCGCCTTCGCCCTGGCCCTGCTCAGCAAGCTGGACAGCGCCGACAAGGGCCTGCAGGCTCTGGTGCTGTGCCCCACGCGCGAGCTGGCCGACCAGGTGACGCAGGAGATCCGCCGCCTGGCGCGCGCCGAGGAGAACGTCAAGGTGCTGACGCTGTGCGGCGGCTCGCCGATGCGGCCGCAGATCGAGAGCCTGCAGTTCGGCTGCCACATCGCGGTGGGCACGCCCGGCCGCCTCCTGGACCATCTGGAGCGCGACACCCTGGACCTCAGCGGCCTCAAGACCCTGGTGCTCGATGAAGCCGACCGCATGCTGGACATGGGCTTCTTCGACGACATCGCGGCGGTGGCCAAGCGCGCGCCCAAGCAGCGCCAGACCCTGCTGTTCTCGGCCACCTACCCGGAAGGCATTGCCAAGCTGGCGGCCCAGCTGCTGCGCGATCCGCTGGAAGTGAAGCTGAGCGCCGCGGCCACGCAGTCGCCCGCGCAGATACGGCAGATCGCCTTCGAAGTCACGGAAAACCAGCGTCTGCATGCGGTGGCCCAGCTGCTGCAGCATTACCGCCCGGCCAGCACCATCGCCTTCTGCAATACCAAGCAGCAATGCCGCGATCTGGTGGAGGTGCTGCAGGCCCAGGGCTTTGTGGCGATGGCCCTGCATGGCGATCTCGAGCAGCGCGATCGCGACCAGGTGCTGATCCAGTTTGCCAACCGCAGCTGCTCGGTGCTGGTGGCCACCGATGTGGCGGCGCGCGGCCTGGACATCGCCCAGCTGGAATGCGTCATCAATGTGGAGGTGACGCCCGACGCCGAGGTGCATGTGCACCGCATCGGCCGCACCGGGCGCGCCGGCGCCGAGGGCCTGGCGCTGAGCCTGGTGAGCATGGACGAGATGGGCCGCATCGGCCGCATCGAGCAACTCCAGGGCCAGGTCTTGCCCTGGCAGGGCCTGGACACGCTCACGGTAGCGCCCGGCGGCCCGCTGCTGCCGCCCATGGACACCTTGCAGATCCTGGGTGGCCGCAAGGACAAGATCCGCCCCGGCGATGTGCTGGGCGCGCTCACCGGCGAGGCCGGCTTCACCGCGGCCGAGATCGGCAAGATCAACGTCACCGACTTCCACACCTATGTGGCGGTGGCGCGCGGCATTGCAAGAGAGGCGGTCAAGCGCCTCAGCCTGGGCAAGCTCAAGGGCCGCAAGGTCAAGGTGCGGCGCCTGGCAGACTTGATCGCCGGCGAGGAGTGACGGGCAAGCGTGAATTAATGCTGTCAGCCCAATTCCTAGTCCACCGCCAGCAAACATCCGACGTTAAGTCGAGACCTATTCACATGGTCACCCCCCCATCCAAGGCCTAGTCTTGAGGCGTGGAGGCGTGAATCATCAAGACGTCGTTGGGAGAATCGAGATGAACAAGTCCGTTCCGAGCACCGCACAGGAGGGCCCCTCACCGGGCCAGTTCGAGCTGCGTTTCCAGTCGCTGTTCCACGCCGGCAAGGCGCTGGCCTTTCCCTGCGATGCGCGCGGTGACGTGCTGCTGGACACGCTGAGCGACAAGGCGCTGGAGAACTATCTGTTCGCGCGCGCCGTGGTGGGCCATGAATACGCCAACCCGGTGGTGCAGGCCTGCACCGCCTGAGTCGACGTTTTTTAATTCAATTCACTTGCCCCAGCCGTCGCGCAGGCCGGTGATCTTGTTGAACACCGGGCGCTCGGCGCGATGGTCGACGCGGTCGGCCACGAAGTAACCGTGGCGCTCGAACTGCACCTTGGTATCGGCTGACACCGCGGCCATCGACGGCTCCAGATAGGCCGTCACCACCTTCAGGCTGGCCGGGTTCAGCACTTCCAGGAAGTCGCGCCCGCCGGCATCCGGCTGGGCCTCGGTGAAGAGGCGGTCGTACAGCCGCACCTCGGCGGCCACGCCCTCGTGCACGCCCACCCAGGTGATCACGCCCTTGACCTTGATGGCGTCCGCGCCCGGCGTGCCGCTCTTGGTATCGGGCACGATGGCCGCCAGCACGGCCGTGATCTGGCCCTCAGCATCCTTCTCGCAACCCGTGCACTCCACCACATAGCCGGCCTTCAGGCGCGCCTTGTTGCCCGGGTAGAGGCGGTGGTAGCCCTTGGCCGGCTGCTCCATGAAGTCCTCGCGCTCGATCCAAAGCTCGGGGCCGAGGCTGAACTGGCGCTGGCCCAGCTCGGGCAGATGCGGATGCGCGGGCGCGCCGCTGGGCTCGCGGTGCTCAAGACTGCCGAAGATCTCGGCGTAGTTGCTGAGCTTGAGCTTGACCGGGTCCAGCACCGCCATCGCGCGCGCGGCCTTGCCTTCCAGGTCGGCGCGCAGGCAGCCGTCCAGCACACCATAGTCCAGCCAGGCGTTCTGCTTGGTGACGCCGGTGCCTTCCACCATGGTGCGGATGCTTTCGGGCGTGTAGCCGCGCCGGCGCATGCCGACCAGGGTGGGCATGCGCGGGTCGTCCCAGCCGTCCACATGGCCCTCGTCCACCAGCTGGCGCAGCTTGCGCTTGGAGGTCACCACATAGCTGAGGTTGAGGCGGCCGAATTCGTACTGGCGGGGCAGGGGCTTGGCGAGCAGGCCGCCCTCGGCCAGATGCTCCAGCAGCCAGTCGTAGAAGGGGCGCTGGTCTTCGAACTCCAGCGTGCAGATCGAATGGCTGATGCGTTCCAGCGCGTCCTCGATCGGGTGGGCGAAGGTGTACATCGGGTAGATGCACCACTGGTCGCCGGTGTTGTGGTGGGTGGCGCGGCGGATGCGGTAGAGCGCCGGATCGCGCAGATTGATATTGGGGCTGGCCATATCGATCTTGGCGCGCAAGACCATGGCGCCATCGGCATGCTTGCCATCGCGCATCTCGCGGAAGCGCTGCAGGTGGTGCGCCACGCCCAGATCGCGGAAGGGGCTGTTCACGCCCGGGGTGGTGAAGTCGCCGCGATGCGCGCGCATCTGCTCGGGCGTCTGCTCGTCCACATAGGCGTGGCCGGCCGAGATCAGGGTTTCGGCTGCGCGGTACATGAAGTCGAAGTAGTCGCTGGCGAAGAACAGGTGCGAGGTGCCGCCCTGGTTCCAGTCCC
This portion of the Paucibacter sediminis genome encodes:
- a CDS encoding M3 family metallopeptidase; the protein is MDAIRAYFDQLNQDYLAVHKTKEDLFWATYMATSDDHAGFARAEQQYKDFISDAGRLSETRAQLARLQAQPASAERQALAHGLQGWLAVFEANIIDNAEGRALMAELIAAEAALFAKKRELQPTQLAAPGRSEVATLSMLATNLATNPDEDCRRSSLEAFRGIERWVLENGFLELVKLRNRFARALGFPNYFELKLRKNERMTPAQLDAILDDFLARTAAANARSLAQLAAAQGESALRPWNLRFASAGDVVRRMDAYMPFGPALRRWVESFRRLGIQYRGATLQLDLLERKGKYQNGFCHGPVPSFVDARGQWVPGQINFTAEAKPDQVGSGLRAINTLFHEGGHAAHFANVVQNSPCFSQEFAPTSMAYAETQSMFCDSLLNDADWLKRYARNAAGEAIPDELIHARIASSQPMRAFDERSIAVVPKFEAALYQMSDEALTPAAVLALARATEIQVLGVESPRPMLAIPHLLNQESAASYQGYLLAHMAVFQTRAFFLRQHGYLTDNPAIGPALAEHFWRPGNSIDHDATLRSLTGEGFSAQYLADECNKSVDDCWAQAQQSIAAAAARPQGEGVAALEAHIRVVHGAELLADSSAGEAAMCERFEAWVGAHYP
- a CDS encoding M48 family metallopeptidase — translated: MGPLKYLAGYPAHLVTQVQTLIASGRLGEYLGSRYAQGHEVQSDRALFDYTQSLKSRFLRNAEPVSKVAYDAKLKVLQHALGTHTRASRVQGSKLKSKREIRIASLFREAPAEFLKMIVVHELAHLKELDHNKAFYQLCSHMEPAYGQLEFDLRLYLTHRELPA
- the dbpA gene encoding ATP-dependent RNA helicase DbpA, whose product is MHASPDKLAAPRAFAQLPLSAAMLANLAQLGYAEMTPIQAASLPPALQGRDLIAQAQTGSGKTAAFALALLSKLDSADKGLQALVLCPTRELADQVTQEIRRLARAEENVKVLTLCGGSPMRPQIESLQFGCHIAVGTPGRLLDHLERDTLDLSGLKTLVLDEADRMLDMGFFDDIAAVAKRAPKQRQTLLFSATYPEGIAKLAAQLLRDPLEVKLSAAATQSPAQIRQIAFEVTENQRLHAVAQLLQHYRPASTIAFCNTKQQCRDLVEVLQAQGFVAMALHGDLEQRDRDQVLIQFANRSCSVLVATDVAARGLDIAQLECVINVEVTPDAEVHVHRIGRTGRAGAEGLALSLVSMDEMGRIGRIEQLQGQVLPWQGLDTLTVAPGGPLLPPMDTLQILGGRKDKIRPGDVLGALTGEAGFTAAEIGKINVTDFHTYVAVARGIAREAVKRLSLGKLKGRKVKVRRLADLIAGEE
- a CDS encoding tRNA dihydrouridine synthase, with product MILLAPMEGLLDHMLRDVLTRVGGIDRCVSEFIRITDMLLPNRVFTRIVPELLAGGRTPAGVPVRAQLLGSDPVCMAENAARLAELGPEGIDLNFGCPAKCVNLHRGGAVLLDEPELIARIVAAVRRAVPAHVPVSAKMRLGYLDDSRTLECAHAMVGAGAAELVIHARTKADGYKPPAYWDRIAAVREAVDVPVVANGEVWTAADARACKAQSGCEALMLGRGMVADPGLALAIRSPDAAPLAWAQLLPLMQDFFAIVRTHIATRHQAGRLKQWLHYLRRRYPEAEEAYLRVRTINAPDELQVALFGAPALS
- a CDS encoding translation initiation factor Sui1 encodes the protein MKSKSSSGGLVYSTEAGRMCPACRQPIAACVCGKGKLAPLGDGKVRVSRETKGRAGKGVTLVRGLPLDEAALTALGKQLKAACGSGGTVKDGVIEIQGDHCDKVLQQLIAVGWPAKRSGG
- a CDS encoding glutamine--tRNA ligase/YqeY domain fusion protein, which produces MSLPHDAKPNAPSDEAHKPHNFLRAIIERDLEQQGGQPERHFAGTPGDAAHHAAGPLDPARIRTRFPPEPNGYLHIGHAKSICLNFGLARDYGGICHLRFDDTNPEKEEQEYVDAIKEMVSWLGWDWNQGGTSHLFFASDYFDFMYRAAETLISAGHAYVDEQTPEQMRAHRGDFTTPGVNSPFRDLGVAHHLQRFREMRDGKHADGAMVLRAKIDMASPNINLRDPALYRIRRATHHNTGDQWCIYPMYTFAHPIEDALERISHSICTLEFEDQRPFYDWLLEHLAEGGLLAKPLPRQYEFGRLNLSYVVTSKRKLRQLVDEGHVDGWDDPRMPTLVGMRRRGYTPESIRTMVEGTGVTKQNAWLDYGVLDGCLRADLEGKAARAMAVLDPVKLKLSNYAEIFGSLEHREPSGAPAHPHLPELGQRQFSLGPELWIEREDFMEQPAKGYHRLYPGNKARLKAGYVVECTGCEKDAEGQITAVLAAIVPDTKSGTPGADAIKVKGVITWVGVHEGVAAEVRLYDRLFTEAQPDAGGRDFLEVLNPASLKVVTAYLEPSMAAVSADTKVQFERHGYFVADRVDHRAERPVFNKITGLRDGWGK